gcgctgcgtattctcggtgcaatcgcgcactcgtcgcatggCGCTTTCGTCCGTATCCTGGATGCGATCCCACAGCACGTCGATCTTCTCgcgcatgtcatggattttggagcgcagctcctggatctgctcgcataactgttgcgcatctgccgcagtcgctctagtgtctctgtGTTAGATTGTGGCACAGATCGTTCAGTAGGAGATCCTCTGCATCGGTCTGGGGCATCAGCTCGAGCATCTTCATGTcatgcttgatggccttgcgcagctggtccagctccgtctggcgcactgcgcgctgagagcgcaggttgtcGAGATGGTCGCGAAAGCCGTCCATCTCATCGGGCAGGGCAGCGGTCCGCCAGTAGAGGGAGCGGCAGTGCGCCCAGCTCTTcgcagagctgctcctgctggagcagcagctcccgatctccgcccgacgtttcgagagctcctcgcgcagatgctcaatgcttttgtccagcttcagctgcaatgtgatcagtggcacatcgtagggcctctgaccaatgtccaccgtctcatggaggagtcgggtgaggtcgctggcctcggctcggagtgcggctatgtcatccaggatggccgcctgcttctccACGACTCGGTCTGCAGATCCGTATAGAAAATTATCCGCGTGCGCCTTGAgtttgtgcagaaagtcctcgcatgtcttcggctcgaacatgagggaccacattgaatggagctgctccacatgctcgccagtcatctcaaggatctctcccttgatggaggtttgggtcaaccatagccaataggaatgggtcttgtattcgcgaatggaaggaatttatgtgatgtgtgcaggatttcgattgcacaatgtgttgctcaaggaaaatgcctccgcacagataagtgacgcctctcgtgttggcacaaattgcacaatgaaaattttgtgtgcttgatttgcctcatgcctcaaagcacaaaacaagttgattctgattgacgTGCGGcaaaaaaacacctactttATATTGGAAATAAGTTCCTTTCAGGCAAATTGATCAGGGAGGAGCGGAAAGCGTTCTCCGTGGGATGATTGAACTCGATGCTAAAGTTCCGAATGAGTCGAGCGATGCCCAGCTCGAGCTCCATGTCCACGATGCGCTTTCCAACGCACATCCGGGGTCCAAATCCGAAGGGCAAGAACACAAACGGAttcttcagcttcaagtcatttGCCGGGCATTGCCCGTTGGAGTCTGTGGCGTTACGAATCCAACGTTCTGGCAGGAACTCAGCAGCCTTGGGGAAGTGCTCCTCGCTTGATAGCAAGCTCAGGGGAACCATCGACACACAGGTACCAGCTGGCACTTGGTATCCGCTCAAAACGCTGTCCCGATTGAGAAATCGGCCATTGCCGATGACCAAAGGATAGATCCGTTGTGACTCTTTGATGCAGGCACGTAGATAGGGAACGTTCTTCATCGATGCCTCAGTGAATTCGGAGTCCTTCTCGGGTAGAACCTTCATCACCTCTTCTCGAGTACGGCCTGCTTCTCCCGGATTCTTGGCAAGGCACAGCAAGGCCGCTGTAAAGGTACTTGAGGTCTGGAAAAAAAGGATGTATGAGATAAGGGTAAGTATGAGAACAACAGACTACGTACGGTATCCACTCGGCCATTAGCATGTCCATGGCCATAAACCGTCGCCACCTTTTTGTCGATCCTGAGCAGCTTTTCCAGTACACTCTGCTCGCTCTCAGGGCGGACAACACCTCTTGGCCTCTTTCTCTAGACGCTCTATAGCTTCGGTCTACATACGCTGAAGTTATTTCCTTTGAACGCCATCTAGGGACTTCATTAGCTTCATTAGCTTGGTGTTTTAACGTAACGCCAGATGGAGGGCTTCATCTCCAGATCGGCtgttaattcaaaaaaatCGTCCAGGTAACTTGAAAAGTAACACCAGCCTGGTCGTTATCGCCCGACTCTTTGAGCAGTCCCAACTGCTTGTCCAGAGCCACCACAGAGACTGACTCGAGGGTCCCCACCGATTTATAACGTTTAAGAAATCATCTGGAGCTTCCTGGTATCGATATCACGGAGTGCTTTAATACTGTGAAGGGGGGAGAACATACTTGAGCGTAAACAGGGATTTATTATCAGTCATACGCACCGTTGCACAAACTCCTGGTTCACTTGGGACATCTTCTTATAGTAAAGCCGCACGTTCTTCGGCTGCATTAGGACAGGATTTACAGCCGATCGAAAGTCGCTCCAGG
Above is a genomic segment from Drosophila miranda strain MSH22 chromosome Y unlocalized genomic scaffold, D.miranda_PacBio2.1 Contig_Y3_pilon, whole genome shotgun sequence containing:
- the LOC117194844 gene encoding probable cytochrome P450 12a5, mitochondrial, which encodes MDMLMAEWIPYTSSTFTAALLCLAKNPGEAGRTREEVMKVLPEKDSEFTEASMKNVPYLRACIKESQRIYPLVIGNGRFLNRDSVLSGYQVPAGTCVSMVPLSLLSSEEHFPKAAEFLPERWIRNATDSNGQCPANDLKLKNPFVFLPFGFGPRMCVGKRIVDMELELGIARLIRNFSIEFNHPTENAFRSSLINLPERNLFPI